The Flavobacterium sp. 140616W15 sequence TCAGTTTCTAGCAATAGTTCACATTATAGTCTATTCTGGAGCCATAATGATCTTATTCCTGTTTACGATAATGTTGATGAACCTGAACGAGAAAAACGAAGTACATAAACCTCGAATTACACGTTTGGGAGCAATTGTTTCTTTCTGTTTAATTTGTGTTGTATTAATTGCAATATTTATTAATTCAAAACCAATTGTTGGAGAATACGACTCGACAGGAGAAGATTTCCAATCGATTAAAGTATTGGGTAAAATACTATTGAACGAATATATGGTTCCTTTTGAATTTGCTTCTATTTTACTTTTAGTTGCTATGATTGGAGCTGTGTTATTGTCTAAAAAAGAAAAATCGAAAAATAATGAATAATATTTTAAATCAAATAGGTATCGAAAACTACATATTTTTAAGTGTAGTCCTTTTTTGTGTAGGTATATTTGGTGTTTTATACAGACGTAATGCGATTATCGTTTTCATGTCTATTGAAATCATGCTTAATGCAGTAAACTTATTATTTGTTGCTTTCTCTACGTATCACCAAGATGCACAAGGACAAGTATTCGTATTTTTCTCGATGGCAGTTGCTGCAGCTGAAGTAGCAGTTGGATTGGCAATTTTAGTATCGATATTTAGAAACATACATTCAATCAGTATCGATAATTTAAAAAATTTAAAAGGATAAATGGCAATGGATACCAATTTAGCTTTAGTTTTAGTATTAGCTCCTTTTTTAGGATTTTTAATCAATGTTTTCTTTGGAAAAAGTTTAGGAAAGACAGTTTCTGGGGCTATAGGAACTCTTTCTGTAGTTGTTTCATTTGCTGTGTCTATTTATTTTTTCCTTCAAATAAATCAAACTCAACAACCTATCAGCATTTCTTTATTTGAATGGATTCAGATAAGTAATTTTAAAGTTGATTTAGGTTTCTTATTAGATCAACTATCATTGCTTTGGTTACTTTTTGTAACTGGTATTGGTTCTTTGATTCACCTATACTCTATCAGCTATATGCATGATGATGAGAAAATGCACCAGTTTTTTGCTTACTTAAACCTGTTTGTATTTTTCATGATTACGCTTGTTGTTGGAAGTAACTTATTAGTATTATTTATTGGTTGGGAAGGTGTAGGACTTTGTTCTTACTTACTAATCGGTTTCTGGTATAAAAACCAAGACTATAATGATGCTGCAAAAAAGGCTTTCATCATGAACAGAATTGGAGATTTAGGATTACTAGTTGGTATTTTTATCATCGGTTCTATGTTCTCTACTTTAGATTATGCAACTTTAAAAACTGCAATCGCTAGTGCTACAGATTTAAACATCTATATGCTTTCTGCAGCAGCATTCTGTTTGTTTATTGGTGCTTGTGGAAAATCAGCTCAAATCCCATTATATACATGGTTGCCTGATGCAATGGCTGGACCAACTCCAGTTTCTGCATTAATTCACGCGGCTACAATGGTTACAGCTGGTATTTTTATGATTACGAGATTAAATTTTGTATTCGATTTAACTCCAGATGTTCAAAGCATAATTGCTGTTATTGGAGCAATAACTTCTCTTGTTGCTGCTACAATCGGTTTGGTTCAAAATGATATTAAAAAAGTATTGGCTTACTCTACTGTTTCGCAATTAGGATTAATGTTTTTAGCATTAGGATTAGGTGCTTACGAAGTAGCCGTTTTTCACGTTATAACACACGCTTTCTTTAAAGCTTGTTTATTCTTGGGTTCTGGTTCTGTAATTCACGCTTTACACGGTGAACAAGATATGCGTAAAATGGGTGGATTGCGTAAAGCAATGCCAATTACTTTCATCACAATGCTTGTTTCATCATTGGCAATATCAGGAGTTCCATTATTCTCTGGATTCTTCTCAAAAGATGAAATATTATTGACAGCCTTTCATCATAACATTCCACTTTATGTTGTGGCATCGGTTGCATCTATCATGACTGCTTTTTATATGTTTAGATTAATGTTCTTAACTTTCTTTAAAGATTTTAGAGGAACAGAACACCAAAAAAGTCATTTACATGAAAGTCCTGCTTTAATTACTTTTCCACTAATCATTTTAGCAATCTTAGCTACTTTTGGTGGATTGATAAGCTTGCCTGGAAATAGCTGGTTGAATACTTATTTAGCACCTCTTTTTACAAAAGT is a genomic window containing:
- the nuoL gene encoding NADH-quinone oxidoreductase subunit L; amino-acid sequence: MDTNLALVLVLAPFLGFLINVFFGKSLGKTVSGAIGTLSVVVSFAVSIYFFLQINQTQQPISISLFEWIQISNFKVDLGFLLDQLSLLWLLFVTGIGSLIHLYSISYMHDDEKMHQFFAYLNLFVFFMITLVVGSNLLVLFIGWEGVGLCSYLLIGFWYKNQDYNDAAKKAFIMNRIGDLGLLVGIFIIGSMFSTLDYATLKTAIASATDLNIYMLSAAAFCLFIGACGKSAQIPLYTWLPDAMAGPTPVSALIHAATMVTAGIFMITRLNFVFDLTPDVQSIIAVIGAITSLVAATIGLVQNDIKKVLAYSTVSQLGLMFLALGLGAYEVAVFHVITHAFFKACLFLGSGSVIHALHGEQDMRKMGGLRKAMPITFITMLVSSLAISGVPLFSGFFSKDEILLTAFHHNIPLYVVASVASIMTAFYMFRLMFLTFFKDFRGTEHQKSHLHESPALITFPLIILAILATFGGLISLPGNSWLNTYLAPLFTKVAGEAHHLGTTEYTLMGVAVLGGLVGIFIAYLKYIKQNNVPGEDESITGVTKVLYNKYYVDELYDFLFVRSINGLSKFFRDYVETSLSALVFGLGKVTNEVSYQGRRLQNGSIGLYLFAFVLGMCAIVSYIFLA
- the nuoK gene encoding NADH-quinone oxidoreductase subunit NuoK — its product is MNNILNQIGIENYIFLSVVLFCVGIFGVLYRRNAIIVFMSIEIMLNAVNLLFVAFSTYHQDAQGQVFVFFSMAVAAAEVAVGLAILVSIFRNIHSISIDNLKNLKG
- a CDS encoding NADH-quinone oxidoreductase subunit J, with amino-acid sequence MIHIPDFANANAIQITFCILAFITVITAFLTIFSRTPIHSAIYLVICFFSIAGHYLLLNAQFLAIVHIIVYSGAIMILFLFTIMLMNLNEKNEVHKPRITRLGAIVSFCLICVVLIAIFINSKPIVGEYDSTGEDFQSIKVLGKILLNEYMVPFEFASILLLVAMIGAVLLSKKEKSKNNE